In one Vulgatibacter incomptus genomic region, the following are encoded:
- a CDS encoding NuoI/complex I 23 kDa subunit family protein, which translates to MAHDPHHDQQPETTFADSAGLTWYQRLFVPELLRGLAVTSRHFIKNLFGARDASPEVVYRKRELGNTVATVQYPEERIPYPPGYRGLHRLVPRDDGKPRCVACYMCATVCPAQCIYIEASEYSDDPIEKFPTSFVIDELRCIVCGLCVEACPKDAIRMDTYVHTPPEYSREGFIYPIERLLKGPAVSYPSDPWVKREDSSQPKDAHFPLHGLAEHSTEAVSAKAKVQQGENHPQQPQFAESDFRK; encoded by the coding sequence ATGGCCCACGATCCTCACCACGACCAGCAGCCGGAGACGACGTTCGCCGACTCCGCTGGGCTCACGTGGTACCAGCGGCTCTTCGTGCCCGAGCTGCTTCGCGGCCTCGCCGTGACGAGCCGGCACTTCATCAAGAACCTCTTCGGCGCCCGCGACGCGAGCCCCGAGGTGGTCTACCGGAAGCGCGAGCTCGGCAACACGGTCGCCACGGTGCAGTACCCGGAGGAGCGGATCCCGTATCCCCCCGGCTACCGCGGCCTCCATCGCCTGGTCCCCCGGGACGACGGCAAGCCCCGCTGCGTCGCCTGCTACATGTGCGCGACGGTCTGCCCGGCGCAGTGCATCTACATCGAGGCGTCCGAGTACAGCGACGATCCGATCGAGAAGTTCCCGACCTCGTTCGTGATCGACGAGCTCCGCTGCATCGTCTGCGGACTCTGCGTGGAGGCGTGCCCCAAGGACGCCATCCGCATGGACACCTACGTCCACACGCCGCCCGAGTACTCGCGCGAGGGCTTCATCTACCCGATCGAGCGCCTCCTCAAGGGGCCGGCGGTGTCGTACCCCTCGGATCCCTGGGTGAAGCGCGAGGACTCCTCGCAGCCCAAGGACGCGCACTTCCCGCTCCACGGCCTGGCCGAGCACTCGACCGAGGCCGTCTCGGCGAAGGCGAAAGTTCAGCAGGGCGAGAACCACCCGCAGCAGCCGCAGTTCGCCGAGAGCGACTTCCGCAAGTAG